A window of Lysobacterales bacterium genomic DNA:
GGGGGCCGCGAGCACGGACCCGCAGGACGCCTCGCGCCTTGAACAGGTCATGGTCACAGGCTCACGCGTCACAGCCCAGGAAGCCGCCCGGATGGCGCCGATGATGGCAGCGCCGCCCCCCCCATCGCCCATGTCGGTGCCGCACGTGAATCGCGAGAACTACGCCGATTTCGAGCGCAACGGTATCCAGCGCGTCGCCGAACAGCCGGTGTCGACCTTCTCCATTGATGTCGACACCGGCGCCTACAGCAACCTCCGCCGCCTGCTGCACGCAGGCCAGCGTCCGCCATCGGACGCGGTGCGCATCGAAGAGTTGATCAACTACTTCCGCTACGACTACCCGCGGCCGCGCGCCGGGGAGGCGCCCTTCGCCTTCGCGACCGAACTTGCGCCCTCGCCCTTCCACCGCGGACGACTGCTGCTGCAGGTGGCACTGCAGACCGAGGCGATGGACACCCGGGATCTGCCGCCGGCCAATCTCGTGTTCCTGATCGACACCTCGGGCTCGATGCAGGACGCCGACAAGCTGCCGCTGCTGAAGCGCGGCTTCGCCCTGCTGGTGAACCAGCTGCGCCCGCAGGATTCGGTCGCCATCGTCGCTTACGCGGGCAGCGCAGGCCTGGTGCTGGCGCCGACGAAAGGCTCGAAGCGCGGTGAGATCCTGGCTGCGCTGGAGCGGCTGGAGGCCGGCGGCTCGACCAACGGCGGAGCGGGCATCGACTTGGCGTATGCCGTGGCGCGACAGGCGCGGATCCCCAACGGCATCAACCGGGTCATCCTCGCCAGCGACGGCGACTTCAACGTCGGCACGGTCGACCATACGGCCCTGGAAACCCTCGTCGCCAACCAGCGCCAGTCGGGCGTGGCGCTGAGCGTGCTGGGATTCGGCACCGGCAACTACAACGAGCAGACCGCCGAACGCCTGGCCGACATCGGCAACGGCAACTACGCCTACATCGACAGCCTGCTGGAGGCGCGCAAGGTGCTCGTCGCGCAGATGGGCGGCACCCTGCACACCCTGGCGAGTGACGTGAAAATCCAGATCGAGTTCAACCCCGCCGTGGTGGCCGAGTACCGCCTGCTCGGCTACGAGAACCGCCTGTTGGCGCGCGAGGACTTCGACAACGATCGCGTCGATGCCGGCGAAATCGGCGCCGGCCACAGCGTTACCGCCCTGTACGAAATCGCCCTGATCGGCTCCGGCGGCGAAGCCAACGCACCGCTGCGCTACGCGGCGCCGCCCTCGGCGGGGACGCAGCGCAGCGACGAGATCGCTCTGCTGCGCCTGCGCTACAAGCGCCCCGGCGCGGAGGCCAGCCAGCTGATCGAGCAGCCGATCGCGCGCGCGATGCTTCGCGAACAGGCCAGCCCCGAGCTGGGCTTCGCCGCGGCAGTGGCCGGCTATGGCGAACTGCTGCGCGGCGGTGAGCACGCGGGCGAGATGAACTGGGATCGCGTCGAACAGCTGGCTGTGGCCGGGCGCGGTGAGGACCGCGACGGCCTGCGCGGCGAGTTCCTGCAGCTGGTCGGGCTGGCGCGCAGCGTGAGCGGGGCCGACATCAGCGCACGCTGATCCGCCGCACTCGATTCCGCCGTGGCTTGAGTCAACAGGGATCCGGCCCACTCTGGGCTGGATCCCTGCCGACGGGTGCGTCGCCCACGCTCGCGCTGGCGAACTCTGAGACATCTGACGCCTCGGCCACCCCTCGCATGCGAGCCACGACCTGCCGTCGCTGGCGTCCACGCGCGAACTTCGGGGACACAGGCCAATGCAAAGCGCCGCCATGCTGATCCGCGCCGCCCTCGGCGCCACACTCCTTGTCACCTCCGGCTGCACAACCTCTGAAGCGCCCTCCCCGCCCGCGGCGCAGGCGCCCGCGACCGAGGCGCAGGCACCGACACCGCAGGCCCAGGCGCAAGACTTCGTCACCCAGGAGAAAGCCTGCGCGGACGACGGCACCGTTCCGATGCCCGCCGATGCGGTGGGTGGATTCAACGCACTGTTCCGCAAGGACGAGGGCGTGGTGCTGCCGATCGTGTCCATCCGCACCGACTCGCTGGCCTGGCAGACGGAGTGCTCCGTGCCGCTCGAGCTTGCGCAGCCGCAGACGACGGAGCTGTGCACGGGTCAGCAGGTGCTGCCGCGGCCCGCCCTGCTGAGTGTCACGCACATCCCTCGCAGCGGCGACTACGAGTTGACCATCGCGCCCCCGGCCGGTAAGCCAGGCAAGACACTGACCCGAACGCTGCGCGCGATTAGAGCGCCCGCCGAAGGGCGCGAGCACGTGACTTGGCTGCAAGGTACGGCCGACGCGGCGCTCGCAGCAGACATCTACGTCTACCTCCGCGATACTCGCGACGCCGCCGGCAAGCCCACCCACAAGCAGTATCTGGTCGAGGTGTTCGCGCACGGCGAAAAGAACTGCGACGCGCATCGCCCGCATCTCTCCACCTGCAAATCCGAGGACTTCCCGGACCGCCCCGAATGCGCGCCCAGCCTTGCCAAGCTCACGGGCAACCAGGTCAGCATCAAGCAGACGGACACTGGCACGGGCAATGAGCCACCTCGCAGACCTTGAGCAGCGCGCTTCGATGGCGGCCACTCCCAGCGCCTGCCCTGCCCGCGCGCTCGCGCTGGCGGGCGTACTGAGCCTGCTGTCGGTTCTCGCTCCGGCAGCACGCGCCTCGGCCGCTTCGCTGGGCTGCGACAGCCCCGCCCCCTTGGACCTGGCCTTGCCGCAGTCCGGACGTCTGCAGGTGGGCTTCACCGCCGAGCAGGGCGCGTGGCTGTGGATCGAGGAACGCGGACACGATCTGCAGATCGACGGCGCCGAACAGCTCCAGGCCCTGTCGGTGCAGACGCCGCCACGGCATGGGCTGAGCCTGCTGAGGGTCGATGCGTCCGACACGATCGCGATCACCCGTCAGCTGTCCGGCCGGTCTGCAGCGCGGGTGATGCTCAGCCTTGACTGCAACGCGATCGATACCGAGCTGCAGCGCTGGCTGCAGGACGCCGCAGCGGTGGCTCAGCACCTGGGCGGCGGCATCGGCAGCTTGAGCGGGCAGTCGCCGCCAGGTGCGCTGACGACGCTGCCGGCGCGTGCGCCGGCGCCGCGCTGGCGCGCCCTGGGCTTGCACCTGCAGGCGCAGTGGCTGCTGCTGGAGGGGCGCAGCATCGACGCCGCGGCGGCGTTCGTGGACGCTGCGCAAGCCTGGGACAGCATCGGCGCCACCCCGCAGGCGGCGGCCGCGCGGGTGGCGGCGGCCGAGAACTTCCGCTTGGCCGGGCGCGGTGGCGAGGCGCTCGCACTGAGCCGCGCCGTGGCCGGCGCGCCGGATCGCCGGCACTATTTCGGCGTACGCCTGGAGGCCGCCCGCTGCGGAGCGCTGTTCGAACGCGGCGATCTCGCAGAGTCGAGCGCCTGCTATGCCTGGGTGCAGGGCGCCTACGCGAGTCTGCAGGAGCCGCTCGAAAGCGCCAACGCTGCGGTCAATCACGCGGATCTGCTGCGCCGGACGGGTCAGCCTGAGGAGGCGCGTTCGCGCGTGCTCGCCGCACTCGACGCGCTGCAGGGGCCGCAGTCTTCTGCGGCGCGCGGCCGCGCCCAGCTGTCCTTGGCCGAGACGGCAGCACAGCAGGGCGATGTGTCCGAGCTGCTGCAGCGTCTGCATGCCGCGCAAGGCGAGTTCGAGCGCGCCGGCGAGACGCGCTGGCGTGCGCATGTGCTGCGTCGACTGGCGGCAACGCTGCTGGAGCTGGGGGCCGAAGCCGACGCCCAGAGCGCGCTGCAGGCAGCGCAGGCGCTGCTTGATCCGCGGCAAGCACCAGCGCCTTACGCCGCGGGCCAGCTGCTGCAGGCCCGGCTGCTGCGCGGCCGCGCGGGCTACTCGGATCGCCTCGATCTGATCCATGCGGCACAGTCGGTTGCCGACGGCATCCAGCAGCGCGAGCTGTTCAACCTGGCCGCGCTGGCGCGCGCCGAGCTGGAGTGGGAGTTCGGGCATCAGGCCGCGGCGCTCGCGGCGCTTGCCGCCCTGCGTGAGCCGAGCCCACGCGAACAGGCACGCGCAGCGCATCTGCGAGGCTTGATCGAACCCGGCAAACTCGAGGCGGGACCTGTTCTGGCCGCACGGCCCAGATCTTCGGCACCGGCCAGCGGAGCGGCCGCCTGGGTCGCGCTCGACCTGTCCGAACGCGTGGCGCTGCAGCGCGAAGTCGCGCGCCGCCGAGCGGACGAAGGCGCCGCTGAGCAGGCGCAAGTGGCGCTGCTGCAGGCGGCACGAGACCTGGAAGCGCTGCGCCTGCAGACACACAACCCGCTGCTCGATCAAGCGCTGATCGGACAGATGCTGCGCTTGCGGGCAACCGCCGTCGAACTGCGGCTGCGCACCCTGGCCGGCCAAACCCAGCTGGATCCCAGCGCTGAGCGCTGGCTTCTCGATTGGCTGAGCCTCGGCCTGCCGATGGGGCCTACCGCGAGCTCTCCCCACCCTGCCCGGCTCGATGCGGAACTCGGACGTTTGCTTTTGGGTGAGGCCTCCGACGCGCGCCCGCGAACCCTGCTGGCCGCGCTGTCGTCCCGCGGCACGCCGCGCGAACGCCAGCCGGTTTCCGTCGACGCGCTTCGCGCAGGCCTCAATGCGCGAGCGCCTCTTCAGATCCTGCTGAACGGCGAGCAGCAGACCCTGCACGTCGAGTGGTCCGCGCAGCAACGCAGCTTTCGGATCCTGGACGATCTGTCCGGTCTGCACGCCGCCCTGCAGCGCCTGTCGACGGCTGCCCAGCAGCTCGGCACGCCCGTGCAGCAGCTGCACGAGGCCGGTGCAGAGGTCGCCGCACGGCTTCGACTGCCCAACGACCTGCTTGCACAGGAGACCGTCGATGTACTGGCGGACGATCTTGGCCTGCAGGTCGAATGGAGCCTGCTGCCCGGCCCCGACGGTAGAGCGCTGGGCGAAACCCATCGCCTGCGGCTGCTGCAGCCGTCGACGCGCCCGGGCGCGGCGCCGGTGCTCGGCGCACTGCAGCTGCTGCAGGCGGCGCAGCGCCAGAATGCGTCGGCGCCGGCCGGCCTGCGCGCCGCTCCCGCGCTTGCCGCCCTGCGCGCCGCCGATGCCGAAGCGAACCTCCTGCTGGGCGCGCTGCCGGGTCGGGAGATCGATCGCCAGGTCTTGAGCGAACGCGAGCAGCTGCTCGCCGCGCTGCAGCGGAGCGACCGCTGGCTGCACGTGTCCGCTCACGGACAACTGCAGCCGCAGCTGCTGGCGGGGAGCGGACTCTGGATGGACCCCTCCGAGCCTGACGGCGACCCGCAGTTCATCAGTGCGCTGGATGTACAGGTGCGCGGCGCGCGCAGCCCCCACGTGGTGCTCAACGCCTGCCAGCTTGCGCAGGGCGCCGATCGCGGTGCGACTCACTCCGGCCAGTCGAGCTTTGCGCTAGCGCTTGTGCGCGCCGGCGCAGGCCATGTCATCGCTGCACGCTGGCTGGTCAGCGACAGCGCCAGCCAGCTCTGGGTCCCGGCCTACTACGGTGACCTGCAGCGGCAGGCCCGCAGCGGCCTGCCGCTCGATCCCGCGGCGGCGCTGCGCGCGGCACGCCAGAGCCTGCAGCGCTCGCGTGCCTTCCGGCACCCCTACCATTGGGCGGCATGGGTGCACTTCGAGGCCCTGCCCCTGCGACCGCCAACCGCCGCTGCTGATGACGCGACTTCGCCATGAACACGACGCCCGCAACCCAACCCGTCAGCGCCGTGCCGAGAGATCGGCGCGCTGCAGCCGTTCCGCGGCGCCGCGGACACAGCCCGTGCCGTTCGGCGGCAGCGCCCAGCGCGCGTCGCAGGCGGCTGCGCCCGACAGCGAAGCCCACAGCGCAGCAGAGCGCTGGCGGCTCGCCGCGCGCCCTGCCGCCAACCGGGCCCGGCGACGACCGCCAAGAACGCAGCGTGCCGGGGCGCGTCCACCACCGTTCTGACTGGAGATCGCGATGATCAGGATCCTGCGCCACATCTGGGAACGCATGCTGCAGCTCGCCGGCCTGCTGATGCTGATCCGGGTTCCGCTGCTGATGGTGCTGGCCGGGGTCGCGCTGTCCAGCTACGTCGCGCAGATCCGCGAGCTGTTCGACATCAGCATCGAAGCCCCCGTCTGGGCACTCGCGGCGTGGGTCTTCAGCGCCGGGTTCGGCCTGCTGGTGTGGTACTCCGCACGCACCCTGTACGCATTCCAATGGCCGCGGTGGCAGACCTCGGAGTCGCTGCAGACGTGGCTGGGTCAGCGCCTGCCTCGACTGCTCGCCACCGCCGCGCCGCTCACCCTTGCCGGCGCTTACTGGCAGGCGCATCCCGCCGAGGACAAGCCGGCCCCCTGGCTGTGGAGTGCGGCGTATCTGCTGCTGGCCATCGGCCTTTGGATGTTCACCACCTACAGGCGCGTGCTGCTGCGCACCCTAATGCAGGGGCAGGAGCGCCCGCTGGGCGTGGAACACCAGCCGCTCGTGGCGCGCTACCAGCATTGGCACGAGCTGCCCCGGTTTACCCGCATCGTGCACGCCGCCGGCCTGATCGCACTCCCGCTGTCCTGGCTGGCGGGGCTCTACCTTCCCGACACCCTGGATGGGTTGGGCCCCTTGGCGCTCATTCTTGGGGCCGCCAGCTTCAGCGTCTGGGCCAGCACCTGGCCGATCTACCTGGCGGCGCGGCTGCGCTTCCCTGTGCTCACCGCGATGCTGACCTGGGCGAGCCTGATGACGGCCATCGGTCTCAACGACAACCACGCCGTACGCCTCACCGCTGAACAGCAGTCCGACCAGGATCCGCCCATCGGCCTGGACTACCGCACCGGGGGGCGTCCCAGCCTGCAGGCGCACATCCATGACTGGCGACGCGACCGCAGCGACCCGTGCAAGGACGAGGTGTGGCTGATTTCCAGCGAAGGCGGCGGCATCCGCGCCGCGATGTGGACCGTGCTGGTGCTCTCCGAATTGCATGAAGCCACCGGCGGCAAACTCTGGCGCTGCACCTTCGCGGTGAGCGGCGTTTCCGGGGGAAGCCTCGGGCTTGCAGTCTTCGCCAGCGCCTACCGCGATCTCGACCGCACGCTCAACGCAGCCGATCTCGAACGGCTGCGCAACCTGCTGCAGGCCGATTTCCTCGCCCCGGTGCTGGGCTCGATGTTCGGGCTCGACGCCGCACAGCGCTTTCTGCCCGTGCGGATGTTCAGCGACCGCGGCCAAGCCCTGGAGAACGCCTGGCGCGCGGCCTACCGCCGCGAGGTGCTGCAGGCCGAAGGTGCAGCGGACGATGCTTACGCGGACGCGTTTACATCGGCGCTTGCAGACACGCTGTACGCGCGCGAGGGCGAGGATCGCCTCCTGCCCGCCTTGATGCTCAACACCACCGTCGTAGATTCCGGGCTGCGCCTGGTCCAGCATCCCTTCAGCACGCTGACCGAACGCGCCCACGATGTTCCGTTCCCCGGCGTGGTCGACGGCGCGGACTGGCTGCCTCGGGAGCTGCC
This region includes:
- a CDS encoding VWA domain-containing protein, producing the protein MYAHATDRTRLRRRASALALALGVGLLAACQGPASKAPPSRSEPAAEAASISSPPGAASTDPQDASRLEQVMVTGSRVTAQEAARMAPMMAAPPPPSPMSVPHVNRENYADFERNGIQRVAEQPVSTFSIDVDTGAYSNLRRLLHAGQRPPSDAVRIEELINYFRYDYPRPRAGEAPFAFATELAPSPFHRGRLLLQVALQTEAMDTRDLPPANLVFLIDTSGSMQDADKLPLLKRGFALLVNQLRPQDSVAIVAYAGSAGLVLAPTKGSKRGEILAALERLEAGGSTNGGAGIDLAYAVARQARIPNGINRVILASDGDFNVGTVDHTALETLVANQRQSGVALSVLGFGTGNYNEQTAERLADIGNGNYAYIDSLLEARKVLVAQMGGTLHTLASDVKIQIEFNPAVVAEYRLLGYENRLLAREDFDNDRVDAGEIGAGHSVTALYEIALIGSGGEANAPLRYAAPPSAGTQRSDEIALLRLRYKRPGAEASQLIEQPIARAMLREQASPELGFAAAVAGYGELLRGGEHAGEMNWDRVEQLAVAGRGEDRDGLRGEFLQLVGLARSVSGADISAR
- a CDS encoding CHAT domain-containing protein: MSHLADLEQRASMAATPSACPARALALAGVLSLLSVLAPAARASAASLGCDSPAPLDLALPQSGRLQVGFTAEQGAWLWIEERGHDLQIDGAEQLQALSVQTPPRHGLSLLRVDASDTIAITRQLSGRSAARVMLSLDCNAIDTELQRWLQDAAAVAQHLGGGIGSLSGQSPPGALTTLPARAPAPRWRALGLHLQAQWLLLEGRSIDAAAAFVDAAQAWDSIGATPQAAAARVAAAENFRLAGRGGEALALSRAVAGAPDRRHYFGVRLEAARCGALFERGDLAESSACYAWVQGAYASLQEPLESANAAVNHADLLRRTGQPEEARSRVLAALDALQGPQSSAARGRAQLSLAETAAQQGDVSELLQRLHAAQGEFERAGETRWRAHVLRRLAATLLELGAEADAQSALQAAQALLDPRQAPAPYAAGQLLQARLLRGRAGYSDRLDLIHAAQSVADGIQQRELFNLAALARAELEWEFGHQAAALAALAALREPSPREQARAAHLRGLIEPGKLEAGPVLAARPRSSAPASGAAAWVALDLSERVALQREVARRRADEGAAEQAQVALLQAARDLEALRLQTHNPLLDQALIGQMLRLRATAVELRLRTLAGQTQLDPSAERWLLDWLSLGLPMGPTASSPHPARLDAELGRLLLGEASDARPRTLLAALSSRGTPRERQPVSVDALRAGLNARAPLQILLNGEQQTLHVEWSAQQRSFRILDDLSGLHAALQRLSTAAQQLGTPVQQLHEAGAEVAARLRLPNDLLAQETVDVLADDLGLQVEWSLLPGPDGRALGETHRLRLLQPSTRPGAAPVLGALQLLQAAQRQNASAPAGLRAAPALAALRAADAEANLLLGALPGREIDRQVLSEREQLLAALQRSDRWLHVSAHGQLQPQLLAGSGLWMDPSEPDGDPQFISALDVQVRGARSPHVVLNACQLAQGADRGATHSGQSSFALALVRAGAGHVIAARWLVSDSASQLWVPAYYGDLQRQARSGLPLDPAAALRAARQSLQRSRAFRHPYHWAAWVHFEALPLRPPTAAADDATSP